From Osmerus mordax isolate fOsmMor3 chromosome 8, fOsmMor3.pri, whole genome shotgun sequence, a single genomic window includes:
- the LOC136947683 gene encoding sodium- and chloride-dependent GABA transporter 3-like — protein MELRGSEEDMREEEGQAEDSIVEERDQWGSKTEYILTSAGTIVGLGNVWRFPYLCYKNGGGAFLVPYVISVMVLGLPLFLLDTWIGQYTQEGIVTCWRKLCPLAQGIGYAELLIHIYSSAYIIILAWSLFYLVFSFRSQLPWASCGNTWNTDKCVDLTAANQTINWTSTVNTTSAATEFWERRVLAMSGSIEEVGSVRWELVLCLIICWAACYFSIWKGVKSTGKVVYFTATFPYVMLLLLLVRGLTLPGAWDGVYYYLYPDLDGLADPQVWVEAGSQILFSYSFGTGNLLTLGSFNKNKNNYYKDCLWLSLLNSGTSFVAGFAVFSVLGFMAKKQGVPIETVAESGPGLAFIVYPQAAAMMPLPQLWTVCFFIMLLLLGVDSQFVSFQTFVTSAIDLFPTTLRRTGRRELFVLLFSVSCFLINLTLVTQGGIYVFQLIEYYACSGICIFFMALFESLVMGWIFGAGRVCDITEDMTGQRPCVLFQLCWRYLTPVMCLGSLIFYLVDYKPLKFNHRYVYPDWSYALGWTMALSSILLVPVWGIGKICVGTGSLKQRIAVLCHPEDGLTPNKENNTRHQALIIMDTFSI, from the exons ATGGAACTCAGAGGATCTGAAGAagacatgagagaggaggagggacaggctGAAGACAGCATAGTAGAAGAGAGGGATCAGTGGGGCTCTAAAACAGAGTATATTTTAACTTCTGCTGGCACTATAGTCGGCCTGGGTAATGTCTGGAGGTTTCCCTACCTCTGTTACAAGAATGGGGGTG gtgCTTTTTTAGTGCCATATGTGATATCTGTCATGGTGTTGGGTTTACCTTTGTTCCTGTTGGACACATGGATTGGTCAGTACACACAGGAGGGCATTGTCACCTGTTGGAGAAAACTCTGCCCACTGGCACAAG GGATTGGCTATGCCGAACTACTGATTCATATTTATAGTAGTGCTTACATCATTATCCTGGCCTGGTCTTTGTTCTACCTGGTGTTCTCCTTCAGATCCCAGCTACCCTGGGCCAGCTGTGgaaacacctggaacacag ATAAGTGTGTGGACCtcactgcagccaatcagacgaTCAACTGGACGTCCACAGTAAACACCACATCAGCTGCTACTGAGTTCTGGGA GCGCCGGGTGTTGGCAATGTCAGGGTCCATAGAGGAGGTGGGCAGTGTGAGATGGGAGCTGGTGCTTTGTCTCATCATCTGCTGGGCTGCCTGCTACTTCAGCATTTGGAAAGGAGTCAAGTCCACTGGCAAG GTGGTGTATTTTACTGCAACGTTCCCATATGTGATGCTCTTGCTGTTGTTGGTGAGAGGCTTGACTTTACCTGGAGCTTGGGATGGAGTTTACTATTACCTCTATCCTGATCTGGATGGTCTGGCAGACCCTCAG GTGTGGGTGGAGGCTGGAAGTCAAATCCTCTTCTCATACAGTTTTGGAACAGGCAACCTACTTACTCTGGGAAGTTTTAACAAAAATAAGAACAACTATTACAA AGACTGTCTGTGGCTGAGTTTGCTGAACAGTGGGACCAGTTTTGTCGCTGGATTTGCAGTATTTTCTGTCCTAGGATTCATGGCCAAAAAACAGGGTGTTCCAATAGAAACGGTGGCAGAATCAG GTCCTGGTCTGGCATTCATCGTGTATCCTCAAGCCGCAGCCATGATGCCCCTTCCTCAACTCTGGACAGTCTGTTTCTTCATCATGCTTCTCCTACTGGGTGTGGACTCACAG TTTGTAAGTTTTCAGACATTCGTAACCTCTGCCATTGACTTGTTCCCTACAACCCTGCGTAGAACAGGACGTCGGGAACTCTTTGTCCTCCTCTTTAGTGTCTCGTGTTTCCTTATAAATCTGACTCTCGTCACACAG GGGGGAATCTATGTTTTCCAGCTTATAGAATACTACGCCTGCAGTGGTATCTGTATTTTCTTCATGGCTCTGTTTGAGTCTCTAGTCATGGGCTGGATATTTG GTGCTGGTCGTGTATGCGACATCACTGAGGACATGACTGGACAGCGgccttgtgttctcttccagCTGTGCTGGCGTTATCTAACCCCAGTTATGTGTCTG GGTTCCTTAATTTTCTACCTAGTGGACTACAAACCTCTAAAGTTTAACCACCGGTACGTGTACCCAGATTGGTCATACGCCCTTGGATGGACCatggctctctcctccatcctactGGTACCAGTGTGGGGGATTGGAAAGATCTGTGTTGGCACAGGCAGCCTCAAGCAG CGTATAGCTGTCCTCTGTCATCCAGAAGATGGACTTACTCCTAACAAGGAAAATAACACAAGACATCAAGCTCTCATAATAATGGACACCTTTAGTATATAA